In Erythrolamprus reginae isolate rEryReg1 chromosome 10, rEryReg1.hap1, whole genome shotgun sequence, one DNA window encodes the following:
- the RAMAC gene encoding RNA guanine-N7 methyltransferase activating subunit, producing the protein MASTTDVLQNYQNIFASRYTTEDKEYQKYLQCSANPPPIIEDWINSDPSAPSVSEILLNYQNKFAHRFSSEDEEYQKYVQRPADPPPLVEDWRNRSGGNQRYRDRYRDSRQFRNRGHRYDHPGGYRSEQWHEKGYSPNYQQHQHRQPSYPQHGWPQRSYGSYFQEPRYGRY; encoded by the exons ATGGCTTCCACCACTGACGTGCTTCAGAATTATCAAAATATATTTGCTTCTCGATATACTACAGAGGATAAGGAATACCAAAAATACCTCCAGTGTTCTGCCAATCCACCTCCTATAATTGAAGACTGGATAAACAG TGACCCGAGTGCCCCATCTGTGTCGGAGATCCTCCTGAATTACCAAAATAAGTTTGCCCATCGATTCAGTTCCGAAGATGAGGAGTACCAGAAGTACGTTCAACGCCCCGCTGATCCACCTCCCTTAGTAGAAGACTGGAGAAATAGATCGGGGGGTAACCAGCGATACAGAGATCG ATACAGAGACAGCCGGCAATTCCGGAACAGGGGACACCGCTACGACCACCCAGGAGGCTACAGGTCTGAGCAGTGGCACGAGAAAGGCTACAGCCCTAACTACCAGCAGCACCAACACCGGCAGCCGTCCTACCCACAACACGGCTGGCCGCAGCGCAGCTACGGATCCTATTTCCAGGAGCCGCGGTACGGCCGCTACTAG